From the Lathyrus oleraceus cultivar Zhongwan6 chromosome 3, CAAS_Psat_ZW6_1.0, whole genome shotgun sequence genome, the window TACTTACATAGGTTGAAGATGGATCTTATCACAAGATGCAATGAATCATGATCATGGAAACCCTTTTCGAAGTTTCTGAATTGCAGTATACATCTTCCTTCTTGAACCAACAGCACTAATTCCCATATCCTTGAGATCTTCCAATGTCAACATGGGAAGTAACTCATCATCCACCTCATGAATCTCAAACATTGGAGCATACCTACTCAACCCTAAATCAAATAACCAGCACCAAACTCCTTCGTTTTTTCTTTGTTCCCTTGATTCTGATTCAACACCTTCATTTTCCGAAACCCTAATTCTGTTATCGTTGTGAAGATTTGCGTGCCAGTAATCGTTCCCGTTCCCATTCCCGTTCCCGTTCGCATCTACAGAATGTGCAGGACTATTTCGATCAAGATCGTGATCATGATCGAGATTTTTGACTTTTTTGCATCCGTTCTCGACGATCGGTTTCGGAGCATAATCCGACCTCAACCGTTTCGTTGAGCCTCGTTTTGCTTTACCTCTTCGGTCGTTACCGAAATCGATGATTTCATTCGCGCGATTCGTCACTGTTCGGGCTTTGGATGTTCTGGAAGATTCCTTTGAAAGTCGCCAGCTCCACGGCGGATGGTTATGGAGGCGTGAGATGCCGTGTTGGTCGCCGATTTCGCCTAAGCGGACGCTCGGACGACGTCGCCGTTTCGGAGCTAACGTGGGAGGAAGGGTGATATTGGCGTTTGGTTGTGCTGTTGTTGCCGGTACGGTTTCAGGTAAGGATGTGATTGGAGGCTCAGGCGGCGGTGGGTGTGTTTCGGGTATAGCCGCCATGACGGTTAGAGTGGGAGTAGCGGTATGCGCAGGATAAGGATGACGGGAAATTTTCCGGTACGGTAGCGGTGTAACAGTTCAATGCACCTCCTAATTTTTCACAGTTGGATGGGTGGGATCATACTTGGTTAGAGAAAATAGAAGACTTGGGACACTTCTCTACTATTAATTTTGACTACCATTCATCTAATATTTTAACCCTTATTAAATCTTATTAGACTCCTATTTTCAAGTTTGTAATTGTGATTTTCATTTTAAATATCATGTATTTATTTATAATATAAGAAAATTCTCTATAGCCTATTTTCTATAAATCTGATATCTCATTAAAATGAGGGTAATTTTGGTCCAACTATTATTTTTTACAACTAATGATGTCACATTGTTATATTCCAACTACATACTTATTGTTTATGTTTCCGATGATTAGATTGTATTC encodes:
- the LOC127128360 gene encoding uncharacterized protein LOC127128360, with translation MAAIPETHPPPPEPPITSLPETVPATTAQPNANITLPPTLAPKRRRRPSVRLGEIGDQHGISRLHNHPPWSWRLSKESSRTSKARTVTNRANEIIDFGNDRRGKAKRGSTKRLRSDYAPKPIVENGCKKVKNLDHDHDLDRNSPAHSVDANGNGNGNGNDYWHANLHNDNRIRVSENEGVESESREQRKNEGVWCWLFDLGLSRYAPMFEIHEVDDELLPMLTLEDLKDMGISAVGSRRKMYTAIQKLRKGFP